In the Pseudomonas orientalis genome, one interval contains:
- a CDS encoding carboxyl transferase domain-containing protein gives MATLHTQLNPRSTEFVANSAAMRQQVDALHTLLAQVQQGGGAKAQERHTSRGKLLPRERINRLLDPGSPFLELSQLAAHQVYGEDVPAAGVIAGIGRVEGVECMIVANDATVKGGSYYPLTVKKHLRAQTIAEQNRLPCIYLVDSGGANLPRQDEVFPDREHFGRIFFNQATMSAQGIPQIAVVMGSCTAGGAYVPAMADEAIMVRQQATIFLAGPPLVKAATGEVVSAEDLGGADVHCRISGVADHYADNDEHALALARRSVANLNWRKLGELRQRPPVAPLCSGEELYGVIPADAKQPFDVREVIARLVDASVFDEFKALFGTTLVCGFAHLHGYPVAILANNGILFAEAAQKGAHFIELACQRGIPLLFLQNITGFMVGQKYEAGGIAKHGAKLVTAVACAKVPKFTVIIGGSFGAGNYGMCGRAYDPRFLWMWPNARIGVMGAEQAAGVLVQVKREQAERAGNAFSAEDEAAIKQPILDQYETQGHPYYSSARLWDDGVIDPLQTREVLALALSAALNAPIEPSRFGVFRM, from the coding sequence ATGGCTACCCTGCACACCCAGCTCAACCCACGCTCGACGGAATTCGTCGCCAACAGCGCGGCGATGCGCCAACAGGTCGACGCGCTGCACACCCTGCTCGCCCAGGTACAACAAGGCGGCGGCGCCAAGGCCCAGGAACGCCACACCTCGCGCGGCAAACTGCTGCCACGTGAGCGCATCAATCGCTTGCTCGACCCAGGCTCGCCATTTCTCGAATTGAGCCAGCTGGCCGCCCATCAGGTGTATGGCGAAGACGTGCCCGCCGCCGGCGTGATTGCCGGCATCGGCCGTGTGGAAGGTGTCGAATGCATGATCGTCGCCAACGATGCCACCGTGAAGGGCGGTTCGTACTACCCGCTGACGGTCAAGAAACACTTGCGCGCCCAGACCATCGCCGAACAGAACCGCCTGCCGTGTATCTATCTGGTGGACTCCGGCGGTGCCAACCTGCCGCGCCAGGATGAAGTATTCCCGGACCGCGAACACTTCGGGCGGATCTTCTTCAACCAGGCCACTATGAGCGCCCAGGGCATCCCGCAGATTGCCGTGGTGATGGGCTCGTGCACCGCCGGTGGCGCCTATGTGCCGGCGATGGCCGACGAAGCGATCATGGTGCGCCAACAGGCGACGATCTTCCTCGCCGGCCCGCCACTGGTGAAGGCCGCCACCGGCGAAGTGGTCAGCGCCGAAGACCTCGGCGGCGCCGATGTGCACTGCCGGATTTCCGGCGTGGCCGATCACTATGCCGACAACGATGAACACGCCCTGGCCCTGGCCCGTCGCAGCGTGGCCAATCTCAATTGGCGCAAGCTCGGTGAGTTGCGCCAACGCCCGCCCGTGGCGCCGTTGTGCAGCGGCGAAGAGCTCTATGGCGTGATCCCGGCCGATGCCAAGCAGCCGTTCGACGTGCGCGAAGTGATCGCACGGTTGGTGGACGCTTCGGTGTTCGATGAGTTCAAGGCGCTGTTCGGCACCACCCTGGTGTGCGGCTTTGCGCACTTGCACGGTTACCCGGTGGCAATCCTGGCCAACAACGGAATTCTGTTTGCCGAAGCTGCGCAGAAAGGCGCGCACTTTATCGAACTGGCCTGCCAGCGCGGGATTCCGCTGCTGTTCCTGCAAAATATCACGGGTTTCATGGTCGGCCAGAAGTACGAAGCCGGCGGCATCGCCAAGCACGGCGCCAAACTGGTGACGGCGGTAGCCTGCGCCAAGGTGCCGAAGTTCACGGTGATCATCGGTGGCAGTTTCGGTGCAGGCAACTACGGCATGTGCGGGCGCGCCTATGACCCGCGATTTTTGTGGATGTGGCCCAATGCACGCATCGGCGTGATGGGCGCCGAACAGGCGGCGGGCGTGCTGGTGCAGGTCAAGCGCGAGCAGGCCGAGCGCGCCGGTAACGCGTTCAGTGCCGAGGATGAGGCCGCGATCAAGCAGCCGATCCTCGACCAATA
- a CDS encoding isovaleryl-CoA dehydrogenase: protein MSYPSLNFALGETIDMLRDQVQSFVAKEIAPRAAQIDIDNLFPADLWRKFGDMGLLGITVPEEYGGAGLGYLAHVVSMEEISRGSASVALSYGAHSNLCVNQINRNGTHAQKLKYLPKLISGEHIGALAMSEPNAGSDVVSMRLRADKRGDVYVLNGSKTWITNGPDANTYVIYAKTDLEKGAHGITAFIVERDWPGFSRSTKFDKLGMRGSNTCELFFDDVEVPEENILGVLNGGVKVLMSGLDYERVVLSGGPTGIMQACMDLIVPYIHDRKQFGQSIGEFQLIQGKVADMYTQLNASRAYLYAVAQACERGETTRKDAAGVILYSAERATQMALDAIQILGGNGYINEFPAGRLLRDAKLYEIGAGTSEIRRMLIGRELFNETR, encoded by the coding sequence ATGAGTTACCCGTCCCTGAACTTCGCCCTCGGCGAAACCATCGACATGCTGCGCGACCAGGTGCAATCCTTTGTGGCCAAGGAGATCGCGCCCCGCGCGGCCCAGATCGACATCGACAATCTGTTTCCCGCTGACCTGTGGCGCAAGTTCGGCGACATGGGCCTGCTGGGCATCACCGTGCCGGAGGAGTACGGCGGCGCCGGCCTGGGCTATCTGGCGCACGTGGTGAGCATGGAAGAAATCAGCCGTGGCTCGGCTTCGGTGGCGTTGTCCTACGGGGCCCACTCCAACCTGTGCGTCAACCAGATCAACCGCAACGGCACCCACGCACAGAAACTCAAATACCTGCCCAAGCTGATCAGCGGCGAGCACATCGGCGCCTTGGCGATGAGCGAGCCGAATGCCGGTTCCGACGTAGTGTCGATGAGACTGCGCGCCGACAAACGCGGCGACGTGTATGTACTCAACGGCAGCAAGACCTGGATCACCAACGGTCCCGACGCCAACACCTATGTGATCTACGCCAAGACTGACCTGGAAAAAGGCGCCCACGGCATCACTGCGTTTATCGTCGAGCGCGACTGGCCAGGCTTCAGCCGCAGCACCAAGTTCGACAAGCTGGGCATGCGCGGTTCCAACACCTGCGAGCTGTTTTTCGATGACGTCGAAGTGCCCGAAGAGAACATCCTCGGCGTACTCAATGGCGGCGTCAAAGTGCTGATGAGCGGCCTCGATTACGAACGCGTGGTGCTTTCCGGCGGCCCCACCGGGATCATGCAGGCCTGCATGGACCTGATCGTGCCCTACATCCACGACCGCAAGCAGTTCGGCCAGAGCATTGGCGAGTTCCAGCTGATCCAGGGCAAGGTTGCCGATATGTACACCCAGCTCAATGCCAGCCGCGCCTACCTCTACGCGGTGGCCCAGGCCTGCGAGCGCGGCGAAACCACGCGCAAGGATGCCGCCGGGGTAATTCTTTACAGCGCCGAACGCGCCACGCAAATGGCTCTTGATGCGATCCAGATTCTGGGCGGCAACGGCTACATCAATGAGTTCCCCGCCGGACGCCTGTTGCGTGATGCCAAGCTGTACGAAATCGGCGCCGGCACCAGTGAGATTCGGCGGATGTTGATCGGTCGCGAACTGTTCAACGAAACCCGCTGA
- a CDS encoding AMP-binding protein yields MDQPNQSYSRGSQDKALLAMTIGEAFDRTAAQHPDGEALVVRHQQRRLTWRQLAETVELHARAFIALGMQTGDRLGIWAPNCAEWCICQIASAKLGVILVNINPAYRTSELDYVLKQSGCQWLVCASAFKTSDYHAMLQELKPGLRGIISLDPNPPTPFMPWAHLSALGASVPVQQLHTRQASLHVDQPVNIQYTSGTTGFPKGATLSHHNILNNGYMVGESLGLTAQDRLVIPVPLYHCFGMVMGNLGCITHGTTMIYPNDGFDPLLTLTAVAEERATGLYGVPTMFIALLDHPRLGEFDLASLRTGIMAGSTCPIEVMRRVIDELHMREVQIAYGMTETSPVSLQTGADDDLERRVTTVGRTQPQLENQIIDRDGNTVPRGEIGELCTRGYSVMLGYWNNPEGTRDAIDEEGWMHTGDLATMDAHGYVCIVGRNKDMIIRGGENVYPRELEEFFFTHPAVADVQIIGIPDERYGEEIVAWIKFHPGQVANELELQTWCKGRIAHFKTPRHFKFVDAFPMTVTGKIQKFRMREISIEELRTPPQ; encoded by the coding sequence ATGGATCAACCGAATCAGAGCTACAGCCGTGGCTCCCAGGACAAGGCCTTGCTGGCCATGACGATTGGCGAGGCGTTCGATCGTACCGCTGCGCAACATCCAGATGGCGAAGCCTTGGTGGTCCGCCATCAACAGCGACGCTTGACCTGGCGTCAATTGGCCGAGACGGTTGAATTACACGCCAGGGCGTTCATCGCGTTGGGCATGCAGACCGGCGACCGCCTGGGTATCTGGGCGCCCAATTGCGCCGAGTGGTGTATCTGCCAGATCGCCAGTGCCAAGCTCGGGGTGATTCTGGTCAATATCAACCCGGCGTATCGCACCAGTGAGCTGGACTACGTGCTCAAGCAGTCGGGCTGCCAGTGGCTGGTGTGCGCCAGCGCGTTCAAGACCTCCGATTATCACGCCATGCTGCAGGAGCTCAAGCCCGGCCTGCGCGGCATCATCAGCCTGGACCCCAACCCGCCCACGCCATTCATGCCCTGGGCGCACTTGTCGGCGCTGGGTGCGAGCGTCCCTGTGCAGCAACTGCATACCCGCCAGGCCAGCCTGCATGTCGACCAGCCGGTGAATATCCAGTACACCTCCGGCACCACCGGCTTTCCCAAAGGCGCCACCCTCAGCCACCACAACATCCTCAACAACGGCTATATGGTCGGCGAAAGCCTGGGGCTTACCGCGCAAGACCGTTTAGTGATTCCCGTGCCGCTGTACCATTGTTTCGGCATGGTCATGGGCAACCTGGGGTGCATCACCCACGGCACCACCATGATCTATCCCAATGACGGTTTCGACCCGCTGCTGACGCTGACCGCCGTCGCCGAAGAGCGTGCCACCGGCCTGTACGGCGTGCCGACCATGTTTATCGCACTGCTCGATCACCCACGCCTGGGCGAGTTCGACCTGGCCAGCCTGCGTACCGGGATCATGGCCGGCTCGACCTGCCCGATCGAGGTGATGCGCCGCGTCATTGACGAGCTGCACATGCGCGAAGTGCAGATTGCCTATGGCATGACCGAAACCAGCCCGGTGTCCTTGCAGACCGGTGCCGATGACGATCTGGAGCGCCGCGTGACCACCGTGGGTCGCACCCAGCCGCAGTTGGAGAACCAGATCATCGATCGTGACGGCAACACAGTGCCACGCGGTGAAATAGGCGAACTGTGCACACGCGGCTACAGCGTGATGCTCGGCTACTGGAACAACCCCGAAGGCACTCGCGATGCCATCGACGAGGAAGGCTGGATGCACACCGGCGACCTGGCGACCATGGACGCACACGGTTACGTCTGCATCGTCGGGCGCAACAAGGACATGATCATTCGTGGTGGCGAGAACGTATATCCACGGGAGCTCGAAGAGTTTTTCTTCACCCATCCGGCCGTGGCCGATGTGCAAATCATCGGTATCCCCGATGAACGCTACGGCGAGGAAATCGTTGCCTGGATCAAGTTCCACCCGGGCCAGGTGGCGAACGAGCTGGAGCTGCAAACCTGGTGCAAGGGCCGCATCGCTCACTTCAAGACGCCCAGGCACTTCAAATTCGTCGATGCGTTTCCGATGACGGTGACGGGCAAGATCCAGAAGTTTCGCATGCGCGAAATCTCCATCGAAGAGCTGCGAACACCGCCGCAATAA